Within the Oncorhynchus masou masou isolate Uvic2021 chromosome 1, UVic_Omas_1.1, whole genome shotgun sequence genome, the region gagtttacgaTTTGTATCAATGTGGATGAGAGATGGGTGCAGGAAAAAGCAATGCAACGAAGCTGGATCATTCTGGCAATGATACCTGCACCATCTACACTCTGCAAAGACTTCGCCATTGTACACGATGGCCCATTGCTCTGAGACTTCCTTTGACCATTCTAAAGCCCACATGGGGCATCCTTGCATTCCCTGACAGACATATTGTGTTCTTTCATCCTTCTGTAACAACGCTAACTGTTACACTGTCATGAAATATGATTATATATTGACTGTGAAACAAATAGGACATGGCCGGCTTATGAGTTGCCATGAAAGAAAGTTAGATTAATTAAACTGAAAATGGCGAGAACAGGCATTCGTAGCTAAATGATTTTGTTTAGCTTGAGAATAATAATTGCATGATTCATTCTATGGTATGTATGTAATATAGTACAATGTTATGAACCGACACTGAATCGTAGGAGCTATGTAAAAGCTGGACGGAAGAATGCCCAGTGCGGCTTACCTGAGATGCCATCACACAGTTCTTCGTAGTTGTCTGCAGAGTCGATAGAGCGCGTCCTTGTGGTAGCTTGCAACTCAAAGTAATTACTTTTTAAATAAGTTACCTTACATGTTTTgctggctgacaatttgttagctacactgtccacatagcatatcattacagcagtatgtaccagtatgttagctacCTAACCTACCTAACGTTAGTAGTTATACATCAAACTTGACAGTTTATTAACTATAGGCTAtctaactacccaacgtttatgGACTTGATTATTCctgtcattcttagcttagctaaatggtattGTCGGtgtgcgttctcaatggacattcgggTGCTTTCGTAAATTCGTTCTgactatctactccgatttcagagcactctcgtctgagtgtaccagagctCGGGAATTATGAATTTACgagcgctcaacacccgttgattATGGCCAGTGTCGGTAAACGTCGGCAAAAATGTATAATTAAATTGTTTCCTGCAGCACAATTACAATTAACAGAAcatgcctaaccagctctgcttgggtgagtaaaatggtcagtggtCTCATTTGTGTATGGAAGTAACTAggaagctagccaacgttagcttgggtgcttgactgcctcGGCCCGAACGTCCAGTGTGTTCTCCGAGAGCGAAACGGTCTGAATTTACCGAGGGTTTTTCATGGACTAAAagcaccataatattaatcaaattaagcAAGTGCCAGTCAaccgtttggacacacctactcattcctggATGTTTCTatagttttactattttctacattgtgaaataatattgaagacatcacaactatgaaataacacatatggaatcagttacaaggacagcctactccttcctccccattAAAAATTGAACCCCAGTCTCACGTGTGTCTGCAATATGGAAGACTATCAAATACTTCTCAAATATGCCCTCTAGTGGTCAAACTAGCAGTAACAGAAAAAAATGGCTGAGAATTAAATGAGGTGCCACAGAATGCTGAGGCAGCACGCAAGGTGTGCCGCAGTatgacgcaacttttaaaggaggaaccactgtacatCTCTGTGCAAAACTGCAAATACACTTGCTTTGTTtaactctttctccctctcactctgccTCCTCCTTTCCAGGAACCTGGCCCTGGGCGGGGGGCTCCTGCTGTTGCTAGCCGAGTCGCGTGGGGAGGGGAAGAGCATGTTTGCTGGGGTGCCGTCAATGGGAGAGCACTCGCCCAAGCAGTACATGCAGCTGGGAGGACGGGTTCTCCTGGTGCTCATGTTCATGACCCTGCTGCACTTTGACCCCAGCTTCATCTCTGTGAGTTCTGAGCTCCTGCATACCGATTCAAATCGCATTTGTTCTTTACTTTTGATTCAGCATTTGATCGAGCCTGCCTGGATGAGGGTGTTTATttaaattgatttatttattttacttttggGACTTCCATTGGTTTCATTGCGAGCTCAATCAAGCACCTCATGTATttgaaaaaaacatttgattcTATTTGAACCCGGGTCTAAACTGTTTGTCTCAGGCAGTCAGCTTGTATTCCCTTATTTATTAATTAACATTTTATTAaaactacttttgactaggggtGCCTGGACAATAGTAGCGCACTATATAAAgtataggttgccatttgggatgcaaccatatCAACATGCTACTGTAAGCCTGGTACGAGTTTGAATGAACATTGACTGCTGTCCTACTGTACACCTTCCGCTCATTTTAGATTCTGCAGAACCTGGTGGGCACAGCTCTGATCGTGCTGGTGGCAATCGGCTTCAAGACCAAGCTGGCCGCCCTCACCCTGGTGTTGTGGCTGTTTGCCGTCAACGTATACTTCAATGCCTTCTGGATGGTGCCCGCCTACAAGCCCATGCACGACTTCCTCAAGTACGACTTCTTCCAGACCATGTCTGTGATCGGTGGGCTGCTACTGATTGTGGCTCTGGGGCCCGGTGGGGTGTCCATGGACGAAAAGAAGAAGTTGTGGTGAAACTCGACCCAAGTTACCAGGACCGACAGGACAGGGACCCACCTTACCGAACATGGCCTAAGCAGTACgcacctcctccctctacccccctcccctcaGCACTGTCTCATTCTCCCTCGCTAACTTTTCTGTGACTGTCCTCCACAGGCACCTTTACAAATGGTTTGCAGTCTTTATTTTGCTACTGTAGCTCGTCGTGACATGGCCATCTCTCGATTTGGGGATATCCAATAcatcaaatgtttttttcttttaaaacaaatatatattttagtgaCCAATTTTCAAGTTATTTTCTTTAATGGTGTATTTGTACAATTTATATACTGTAATTCTTTCATGCTTCTTTTGCTATTTTTTTTGTGCGCATCTTTTGTCTATGCTTTCAATAATGCCAGCCCTTAACTAAAGACACAACCCACTGTTTTAGAGGACAAGTTTTACACTCTTGTGTGTAAATGATGGTAGCTGCTTTTGTGCTGATTTGAGTTAGCACAGAATAGATACATTACTATATTTATGGTTAGGTAGGTTTCTATGAAGGGGCAAATGCAGTACTTTCTATCAAATATTTTAAGTTAGGATGAACAAGGGATAAAAAAGTACCTTTTGGCTAGTTGCATAATTTGACAGTTCAATgaactggggcggcaggtagcctagtggttagagcgttgagccagtaatcaaaaggttgctagatcaaatccccgagctgacaaggtaaaaatctgtcgtcctgcccctgtacaaggcagttaacccgctcttcctaggccgtcattgtaaataagatttggttcttaactgacttgcatagttaaaatAAAAAGCATGTTAGCTGCTTTTTACTGTATTTGTCCACTTTCTGAGTTTCTCTGTGCCTTGTAGAATCCCATGAACACCTTAAGCCATTTAATGTACAGACACTTTCACATGAGGGGATTTCTATTCTGTTCTTTATTTAAATTTTGTCACAACTATGAGTCCTCATAGCATGTTAAACTATTCCATATGACAAATGTGAGTGCTGTCAATTGAGTCCAAAGTTTACAATTGGTTAATTATAGTATTCTATGTCATCCAGCACAACAGGGCCATTTAGCTTTAAAGCCCTCTATCATTGGTCTCACTCAGTGTTTTTCCATTTATTCATGTATGAGAAAAATAATGATTTTCTATTTGTTTTTGAATATTTATAAATCATAAACAAAAGCATAAACTCTGTGTTTATTATGGCTTTGTGTAGATGGCTGTGTTTCTCCGCACAATTTTTTTCCACCATGAATATCAAGGCTCCCATGATATCAGGAAATAATTGACATTTTGAGGGCAGTCTAAAAGTATGAATTCACTGTCCTCATAACTTGTGACTGCTAGATTTTCCACTATTCTGTTTCATGATAGGTGAATCAAATATTTAAATGCACTAAAGACCTAAGTTGATAAATGGATAcatgttacatttttttattcTAGTTCAAACCAgatctttttttaaatttgtagCTCAACTGTTAATCTTTTAGTTAGTTGTGCCATCTACTGGACAAATCTGAAGTTACGGCCACAGTGGTTTTATTGGCATAACTGAGTAGCCCCGACTCCTCCCACTGACTCAAT harbors:
- the surf4l gene encoding surfeit 4, like; this translates as MAQNDLMSNAEDVADQFLRVTKQYLPHVARLCLISTFLEDGIRMWFQWNEQRDYIEATWSCGYFLAACFVLLNLLGQLGGCVLILSRNFVQYACFALFGILSLQTIAYSILWDLKFLMRNLALGGGLLLLLAESRGEGKSMFAGVPSMGEHSPKQYMQLGGRVLLVLMFMTLLHFDPSFISILQNLVGTALIVLVAIGFKTKLAALTLVLWLFAVNVYFNAFWMVPAYKPMHDFLKYDFFQTMSVIGGLLLIVALGPGGVSMDEKKKLW